The nucleotide sequence TACAGTTTTAAGATCTAATTTACAATTGTCTAAGATACAAGTCTAAGATCTGGTACATAGCATCAAGCCATTCCTCGAATACTTTGGGAACAAACTGCATTATTGACATTTGCTTGTCTTGAGGCTATTCATATATGCTCTGAAACACAGATTATTTGGGGTTTGCTGCAGAAATTTACCTGCCTGGTTGACAAACCAAAGGAATTTGACAGGAATTAAAATAAGTCAATTAATTAAGACCATTGTCATGGTTAGACTATAAATATGGGACTGTGTAAAAGCTAGGAAGGCCAATATATGtttcagaaaaaattaattctgtccAAAACATAGAAGATGGGTATGACTGCAGTGAATTCCCTGCTTGAAACAGATTAGGCAGAGATCATTATCTGTATCCTTTCCTTACCTTGGCAGCCCAGTTGACCAGCCAGGTTGGAATCATGCCACCAGGATTATCAAAATAGTACATATAGACtagagaggagagagagaagttACCAGACACCAGTTACCTGAGACTCAGCTCTAACACAGTGACAGAAACTGTCAGTGTGCATCACTGAAGCACCAACTGCAAAAAATTCAACTTGTCCTGAAGTGAAATGTGAAGTAAATACATGCATTTCCTGTTAACCCCTGGGAAGCTGACAGAGCCACAACAGGCATTTAGATTACTGTAAACCATTCTGGCACCCTGTCTCATAAAATAAGACTGCCTTTAAAAGACTAACCTCAGACAGAAGTCAAGCTCTAGGCAAACCCTTTAATCTATACATCTGTCAAACACAATACCTGAATCATTGCTGAGCTAAGAAAATTGCAGCAGAGTCTCCCCAGCTGAACTGTCTGGCAGGAAAAGAAGTACAGACTGGGGGTGAGATGGGAGGGCAGAAGGAAGTGGTCAGTAGACTATTCTTAACCACCCAGCCcaactgctaaaaaaaaaagattcttcTCAGTGGTGCACTGCACTGCACATTTCCAAAGGTTTCATTCATTTTAAAGTAACCCTTGGCTTAAAATTTCCAGCCCCCCTCTTTGTGTGTTTTGCTAATATATACACTCTCTGGCTACACAACCTGTCACACATTTTTTTGATGTCTTACCTTTACATCCAGCCTTGCCATCGCTTTCAATAACCAGGCTTTGTTTATAGCTCTTAACTCTGATAATACCAGGCTTCTCAGGGCACTGAGGAACAGCCACACTTTTTGCTAACACAACCCAGATCTTCCTCCCATGCACATCCATCTCCCGGCATTCCCGGACATACACATACTGCACTGCAAGTTGAGGAGGCACGTCAAAACAATGTCACTCTGAGGGATGGGGAGCTGACAAGTGAATTCCATCACAAATAGCCCCTCCTTCAAGTTGTTTCTCGTGTCCCTACAGGATTGAATCCTGCAGAGCAGTAATTCAGCTATGGGAGCTCTAGCTCTGTGTGGGAAGAGGCACCCACACTCCTCTTCACGCCATATATATTCCTGTAACACAAGTACTGCAAGATCTTAGATCTGCAGCAGAGTGATGGAATCAGTTCATTGCTGGGATTCCAGGATGACCAAGTGGCAAAAACTGCAAGAGGAACAAAAACTTCAAAGGATACATCTCTGTTTGAGAGAGGAAAAGGGTACTTCACTTCCCAGTAGATTACTTTTTCACCATCATATGTTTTCTCATACAGTTCTACGGTTGAAAGAAGAAGACTGttagatatttttaatttctactGCAACAGAAATATAGATGGTATCAAGAGCTGCTCAGACTTCAGACACAAACACATTTTACATGCAACCCTGTCAAAATTGGTATGAATGTAGAATTTTAGCAGTAAGAGACACTAAGAAGTTCTGTACCAGGATTGTTCAGGAATCAAATACACTAAAATCGGTGGCATGTTTTTCTGTGGCTATTGGATTAattggtggaaaaaaaaaatttaaaaccccAGAACATAAAATCAATTACAGGGGAAACAGAGTTAACTTCATTTTCCAACAGTTTGCTCATTCAAAGCCTTTCCATCTCAAAGCTTTCTCCTCACCTGTGCATGTTCTGCACAAGTCTTAGTCACAAGTATAATGTGCTTTTTCACAGGCATGTCATTACCCTTGTAAATTATACTGAATTAACATGGAACTAGGATGAGTGCAGCTTTCTAACACCTGAAGACATCTTACATGAGGGATTAATGAATTTTGGAAAAGCTGTCAGGAATTTCACAGCAGTATATACATGCAACAGCTAACTAGAATCTTGAGCAGTTTATGAGTCTTCATTACACTACCTTCAGTCTGCCTGGAAACTCACATCAGAAGGcagcagaatattaaaaaaaagtaaccTAAGAATAGTGCCTAAAACATGGCAGTGACTCAGTTGGAGAGTAGTCTGGcatgaaggagaaaaataagtTCTAATCAAACCACATAATCGAGTTTTAAAACTACCTACAGCACAGCTTCCTTCCCTGAGGCAGCAACTGCCACTCAGAGGGCCATGGACCTGACGAGCCATGGGGCTGAGCCAGGGGGAACTCTGCTGGCTCAGGCTCTGGGGTGAAGAAGAGTGTGATCCAGAAAGGTGGTTCACCTTAACAGTCACAGTGCTCTTCTCTTCCCTTACAGCAGACTCGTGCCTGAGGTGCTCTATATCCCTCAGAGCCAGGTTTTTGAAAGTGAGGCCAGAATAAACTGCTAAGCTCATTGACAAGACCAGAACAGTGCCCCAGATGGGAGATTCTTTCCCTATATAATATATTCCAAACCAGGCTTCTGTTGGCATGCCCTGCAGATCAGCTGTCACCCACAAAAacagcttctcttctccagctgaagcAGTACTGGATGCACCTGGTGTTGTAATAACCCACAACATTTATGTTTTCCACCAGAGGTCACTGGAGCATTGGATTATTCACTTAACTTTCACTCCTAATCACAGAGATTTCCTTTTACAAAGGCACCATGACACTGTTTTAAAAACCTCAATACAACTGTTATTAGCTATCTCATTTACCTGTGTATCTTTGcaaacacaggaaaaacacaCAATACATAAACCACATCCCACCTGCATTCACTTCTAACCAGAGTACAGTGCATTTTAATAATAATCTGATTTCATTTAGCATCACTGCAAGAGATCACAAGTCCATTCTATCTGTAATAGGCATAGCAGCACTTACTGCTTCAACAGCCAGTCATTACTGTGAGATTGTTGGGAAGTCTGATCTCAATCAGGAACTGCAATCAGGACTGGCAAGTTTCAGTATCGCTCAGGCCCACAGAAGCACGTGTACCTCAGTCACTACTCTACAGCTCAGTCACAACTTCCCTGCTGAaatggcagctgcagcacaaaccAGGCCTCAGGATGTCCACATCTTGTGGATATTTGGAAGCATGCAGAAGTAGCTGCTTTTTCAGCTAAAAAGACAGCTACTTCTTCTCTGGCCAGGTTTTTATTTCCATGCCAGTCCGCAGTTCAGCAGAGAATTCTCCTTTAGATTGCCACTTGCATGGCTGTAAGAGCACCAAGGAATAAAAACAGTAACACCAAGAGAAAGAAGGCACTCAATGGAAGTTTTCTGGGGTTTCTTCCCcaatgtgaaagaaaaaaacctaggCTGAACTGGGGTTATATTTAAAACACTGGCTAGCACTTTCATCATACATACCATCCTAAAAAACAAGTGGGCTTGCATCATTTTTTAAGTAGGAAGAAAAGCATTACATTATATTTATGCCCTCTAAGAGTTAATTTCTGTGAAATGCTGGACttaaagcagcagcacaagtaTAAATTAACAGATGAACAAACCATGGTCAGCAAGGATATAAATGTCAGCTCTACAACATTATCTAGTTTTTAGTTTAAGGGTGTAGCTTCCCCCAGCagcttcctttcttttctctatgaaggaattataaaaaaaaaaagtgtttatttaagaagcatTCATTTCTCCTAAATGCACTTAAAGACTATTGAAGTAACTCAACAGAGTATTTTTACATCCAATACAATAATGCTGAGTCCCCACTCTGACTCTTTGTTTCAGTAATGGCAAAATGGCTTTTGCTACAAGAAAGCTACTGAGCATTTTGACAATTAACACTTCTTAATGAAGACACTACTCCTTAAATTTGACCAAGACTGACATGAGTTAAATTTACGGGTCTCTGTATCAATGCAGCCACTGGCATTATCAGCAATTATTCACGGTGGAGCTGTCCTAAACCTAACAAGAACAACATTTAAGAAGTCTTTGGTTTTTAACACTGCT is from Passer domesticus isolate bPasDom1 chromosome 20, bPasDom1.hap1, whole genome shotgun sequence and encodes:
- the PCTP gene encoding phosphatidylcholine transfer protein isoform X1; its protein translation is MDLDFRKEWDQYVKELYEKTYDGEKVIYWEVKYPFPLSNRDYVYVRECREMDVHGRKIWVVLAKSVAVPQCPEKPGIIRVKSYKQSLVIESDGKAGCKVYMYYFDNPGGMIPTWLVNWAAKSGVPAFLKDIKKACLNYSKSTN